Genomic DNA from Niallia circulans:
GAGTCAATCTTCACGCGATTTATGCTGAGACAAACGGTGAGGTAGTCGAAAGGGATGAAATTGAGCCAAAGCATTTTAAAAATTGGGTAGCTTGGGCAAAGCAGCATGGCTTAGGTTTGGATTTTAATCCGACATTATTTTCCCATGCTAAGGCTGAGGATGGGCTGACCCTTTCTCATCCGGACGAAAGTATTCGCGAGTTTTGGATTAAGCATTGCATTAAAAGCAGAAAAATCGCCGAATACTTTGGCAAAGAACTTGGTACACCGGCATTAACGAATATATGGATTCCTGATGGCTATAAAGACATTCCATCAGACAGACTCACACCGCGAATTCGTTTAAAGGAGTCGCTTGATAAAATTTATGCAGAACAAACAGATGAGCGCTATAATCTAGATGCCGTGGAAAGCAAAGTATTTGGGATTGGTTCGGAATCATATGTTGTCGGCTCCCATGAATTTTATTTAGGATACAGCCTAAAGAACAATAAGCTCTGCTTAATGGATACAGGACATTATCATCCAACAGAGACTGTGTCAAACAAAATATCCTCGATGCTGCTGTTTTCCGATAAATTGGCTCTTCATGTGTCTAGACCAGTAAGATGGGATAGTGATCATGTGGTTATTCTTGATGATGAATTAAAAGAAATTGGCCTGGAAATCGTTCGCAATGATGCAACAGACAAAGTGCTAATCGGTCTTGATTTCTTTGATGCAAGCATCAATCGTGTTGCCGCTTGGACAATTGGTACAAGAAATATGATAAAAGCTCTATTACATGCACTGTTAATGCCTAATGCAAAATTAAAACAGCTTCAAGAGGAAGGTAATTTTACCGAAAGATTAGCATTAATGGAGGAATTTAAAACATATCCATTTGGCGCTGTCTGGGATTATTATTGTGAGCAAATGGATGTTCCTGTAAGAGAAACATGGCTGGAACATGTAAAAACCTATGAACAGGACGTATTATTAAAGCGCTAATTAAGTGCCTTTCCCTTTAAGGGGGAGGCATAAAGAAAAAAACAAAATGAAAACCTTTACATAACGGGAGGGTAATAAAATGATTCGCAAAGGTTTTATCATGAATGTTCATGAAGATAAGCATGATGAATACGAAAAGCGTCATAATGAAATTTGGCCAGAGCTCCTAGATGCTCTACGTGAACATGGAGCTAGCAATTATTCGATTTTCCTTGATACAGACGCAAACAAATTATTTGGCTATGTTGAAATAACGGATGAAGACAAATGGAGCAAGCTGTCCACAACAGCAATAAACCAAAAATGGTGGGAATTTATGGAGCCATTAATGGAAACAAACCCAGACAACAGTCCTGTCACTATTTCACTAAAAGAAGTTTTTCATATGGATTGACCAATAAATAGTCGCTGAGTTTTAAAAGGAGAGAGAGAAAATGACAAAGACGAAAAAATTTGCGGCAAAAAATGTAACAGGCTGGAAAGCCACGATTGCGGTCGCGATGGCTAACTATATCGAAGCAGGCTCCATCATCGCAGCAGCGAGCAGCTTAACATTATGGCAGGCATACTTAAATATTGACAGTATGGGTGTTGGACTTTTAAGTGCATTGAGTGCAAACGCGTTTGGTGCTGCAATTGGTGCATTAATTGGCGGGCCATTAACAGATAAATTCGGACGAAAGTTCATCTTCAGCTATGATTTGCTTGTTTATATGATTGGTGTTGCCCTTATAGCAGCTTCTGTCAATTTCCCGATGCTGCTGATTGGTACGATTATTACCGGTTTGGCAGTTGGTGCAGGCGTTCCTGTATCCTGGACATATATTGCAGAGGAATCACCAGAGGACAAACGGGCAGCACATGTTGGCACCGCTCAAATGGCGTGGTCGATCGGTCCGACCTTAACGTTTGTATTAGCTGTAGTACTTGCACCAATGGGCTTAGCCGGTTCAAGAATTATATTCCTTCATTTGCTGGTTATTGCCTTTGTTACTTGGTATATACGCCGAGGCTTAGATGAGTCCAAAATTTGGGAAGAACAGCAGGAAAAGGAGAAAGCAGAAGCGTTACAAGGCAAAGCAAAAACAAATGTTTTGAAAGAGCTGTTTACATTAAAAGCAAATCGCAGTGCGTTAGTTTTATTGATTGGAATTTATTTATTCTGGAATTTAACAGCAGGCGCAATGGGCTATTTCATGCCATATATTTATGAAAATGTCGGCGGCCTTAGCACAGGGCAAGCGAACTTACTGCAAGCATTTCTGTGGCTGTTTACTGTATTAACTACGTATTTCCTCTTTATGAAGCTTGGAGATAAAGTCAGCAGAAAGGCATTATTTGGCATTGGAGCAGGTATGGGACTTGTTGCGTGGCTTATCCTTACCTTCATGCCAATGACATGGCCGACACTCATCGCCTTTGTCATCCTGTGGGGAGCAGCAGCGGGTATTGGTGCACAAGCATTTTACGCATTATGGACAAGTGAGCTTTTCCCGACAAAATATCGTGCCAGCGCACAAGGCTTAATGTACTTTATCGTCAGAACTGGGATTGCTGTCTGGTCATTTATATTACCATTATTAATGGATACATTAGGATTTACGGTTGCTGGAATTGTTATGATTATTTTCCTTGCGATTCATATGGTAATTGGTATTATTCTTGCACCAAATACACGAGGAAAAACACTGCAGCAAATTGAAGAAGAGCGTTACGGTAAAGATTTGGATCATAATTCTGTTCATAAAACGGTTTAATTAGGTGGATTGGTGCAAAAGTTTCTAACTGATGCACCTTTTTTGTACTTTGTACTTTGCAGCAACTCAAAATCTATGTTTTATATGAAAACCTACCCAATTATGATATAGTAAAAATACAAAATCACAGGTAAATCCAACTAAACAAAAGTCGGTTGTTGAAAGTGAGGGAGATTTTAGTTGCTTGTTGCAGAGAGACGACGAAAAATCGTCGAATTAGTTAATGAAAGATTAAGTATTCGAGTGTCGGAATTAAGTGATATTTTTTCCGTAACAGAAGAAACAATCAGAAGAGATTTAGAAAAGCTGGAACAGGATCAGCTTTTAAGCAGGAGTCATGGTGGTGCTGTCAGCATCGAAAAAGAAGCAACAGACGTCCCGTTTATGGTAAGAGAAATTACAAATTCCGATGAGAAAAAAGAGATTGCAGCTGAAGCGGTCAAATGGATTGAACCAGGTGAGCAAATTGTTTTGGATGGCAGCACAACAGCGTGGTATATGGCTCAAGAATTGCCTGACATGCCGTTGACAGTGATCACAAATTCAATCAAGGTGGCGTTAGAGCTCAGCAAAAAGGAACAAATTAAAGTAATCTCCACTGGCGGAATGCTTCTTGCTAATTCGTTATCCTATGTTGGGCCATTATCTGAACGCTCTTTAGACAGCTACTATGTCAACAAATTATTTCTGTCATGTAAGGGTGTCCATCTTTCCGGGTTAAGTGATTCCAATGAGTGGCAAGCAATCTTGAAAAAGAAAATGATGGACATTGCCTCACAAGTTATACTGCTTGCTGATTCAAGTAAATTTGGTGTTAAGACATTTGCTCATATTTCGGAATTGACAAGAATTCATCACGTGATTTCCGATTCCAATATTCCGGCTGAATTCCAAAAAGAACTTCAGGAGAAAGCAATTCCTGTTACTAGCGTAAAAATCTAGAAACCTCAAATATTGTGGTTTCTTTTTTATGGACATAAAATGTTCAAAAACAAAAGAGTGAATGTTTGTTTTCTTTTGTTTGTTGTTGACTTGTGTTTGGTATCGACTTATGATGAAGGTGTAAACAACAACTACGAAAACAATAAGATTGATGAAAAGCTTAATAGAATAGGAGAGTGTCAGCATGCCTACAAAACTTCAAAGGAAGAGTGTAGAAGAGGCCCCTTTTCTCAAGGAAATGCGCAATATAGCCTATAATATGTGGAGAATGGGGTGGGATGAAAGAAATGGCGGTAATATAAGTTATTTGCTGCAAGAAGGGGAGGTAAGTGCCTATGTGGATGTGGAGAAGGTAATTCGGTCTATTCCCATTAAGACACCTGCAAAAGAGCTCGAAGGTAAGCTTTTTATTGTAACTGGCTCTGGCAAGTATTTTAGAAATGCCAAAAAAGATCCTCGAAACACCTTTGGAATTATTAAAGTTGGCAGAAATGGTGAGAGTATTGATTTACTGTGGGGACTTGAGGATGGCTCTTTACCGACAAGTGAGCTTCCCGCCCATTTTCAAAGTCATATGGAAAGACTGAAGCTCGACGGAAATCATCGTGTGATTATGCATAACCATGCGACGAATTTGCTTGCGATGACCTTTTTGCATGAATTGGATGAAGCAAAGTTTACAAAAACCTTGTGGCAGATGTGTACAGAATGTATTGTTGTGTTCCCTGATGGAATCGGGATATTACCATGGATGATTCCGGGAACAGAAGAAATCGGCCAAAAAACAGCCGAAAAAATGCAGGAGAACCGGCTTGTTCTTTGGCCGCATCATGGCATCTTCGGTGCAGGCTCAACGCTTGACGAAGCATTCGGTTTAATTGAAACGGCAGAAAAGGCAGCGCAAATTTATACAATTATTGGCGATCCATCAAGGATAAAACAAACCATTACGGACAAGGAGCTAGCTGATTTGGCTAAAGCATTTCACGTTCATCCCCGTAAAGGCATAATAAATAGCTAATTATTAAAAGTAATATTCAGCTTGAGTAACTTTGTGAAATATTGAACAATAACAGGAGGTTATTTAAATGTCTTCACATGTTTTATATGTTCCAAGCACTAATTTAATAGGAAGAGGCTGCTTACAGCAAGCAGGTCCATATTTAAAACAGCTTCAATTTACGAAAGCTCTGCTTGTAACAGACAAGGTTTTAATGAGGAATGGGATTGTCGAAAAGGTGGCAAAGCTGTTAGAGAAAAATGATATCGAATATATGGTGTACGATGAAGTAAAACCAAACCCGACTGTAGCTAATTGTTTGAACGGCCTACAGGTATTTCGTGAAAACAACTGTGATTCGATTGTGTCTGTTGGCGGCGGTTCACCGCAAGATGCGGCAAAAGCAATCGGACTTCTGGCTACAAATGACGGTGATTTGAAGTCATTCGAAGGAGTCGGAAAAACACTTTATCCATCAGTCCCAATCGCAGCTATTAATACAACAGCAGGAACATCAAGCGAATATACGATTAATTATGTTATTACAGATGAAGAAAGACAAGTCAAAATGGTGATGGTTGATAAGAATAGCCTTGCAGCCATATCGATTAATGATCCAGAGCTGATGACAGCTAAACCGAAAGACCTGACAGCAGCAACTGGAATGGATGCCTTGACACATGCAATAGAAGCAATTGTAACTCCAGGAGCGTACAAGGTGACAGATGCTGCTGCATTGGCGGCAGTCGAAATTATTTTTGAATATTTACCACTTGCCACCCAAGATGGAGAGAATATAGAAGCGCGAGAACAGATGGTTTTTGCGATGTTTCTTGCAGGCTTGGCTTTCAATAATGCTGGTCTTGGCTTTGTGCATGCAATGGCCCACCAGCTTGGCGGAGTGTATGATTTACCGCATGGCGTTTGTAATGCGATGCTGCTGCCAATTGTGGAGAGAGAAAATGCACAGCGAGATCCAAGTAAATTCCCTCGGATTGCTAAGGCAATTGGCATGAACACAGAAGGAAAAACAGCGATTGCTTGTGCAGAGCGCGTAATTGAAGCAATCAAGCAGCTAAGCAGCATTGTCGGAATTCCGTCCAATTTGTCAGAGCTTGGTGTCACCGATGTTGATGTGGAGAAACTCGCCCAATTTGCCCTTGTTGACGCATGTGCGGCCGGAAATCCTTTTCAGCCGACAAAAGAAGAAGTTATTGCCATGTATCAGGAAATCTTATAAAGAAAAAACTGACTCAAGAGGTCGCTGTATAGGACCAATTTGAGTCAGTTTTGGTATTTGTCCATGTAGTTAAGTCGATTTCCTCCGCCTTTTAATAAATGGATAAACAAGCAGCCTCCAAACGATATAACCACAAAGCCCTCCGATTGTATTGAGGATCACATCATCCACATCACATGCTCCAACTTTACTCACAAGCTGCAGCAGTTCAACAAATATGGATAAAAGCAAGGAACAGACGAAGCTATATTTCCATTGACGTGCTCTCTGAAACAGGAGCGGAAGGAAAAAACCAAGAGGAACAAAAGCAAGGATGTTACCAAACAGATTATTCGTCATCATCGCTAAATGAAAAGGCCCGAGTCCCCTAATGTCCAATAATATACTCGCAAACGGGATGAAATTATAGGAAATCTCGCCTTTAACAGCATGTCTGTAGCTTGAAAAGAATAAAAGATAGAACAAAATGAGTAGATAGACAGTAAAAAGAAGGTACCCTGCCCATGTGGAAAAACGTCGAATCATAGTAATCTCCTTAGTTATAAAACAACCAAAATGTTAGCTGTATTTTCCGAACATTATATAAAAAATAACAGAAATTGTACATGAATTCGCTAAAAATACGGTTAAACCTATTGCTGGATTGTTTTATTCTTGATATAGTTACTTAGGTAACTAATTTTTGTATCTATTATTTAATGTTAGGAGCATGCCCGTCTTATGAATGATGTTCATGAATTATTTCACTCTGTTCACCAGCTTGCCAGACAAATGACAAAGGCATTGAACGATGCACTGCAACCGTTCGATATATACAGTTCGCAATGGACCGTTTTGTTTTTACTTAAAACAAAAGGCTCGATGACTCAAAAGGAAATTTCCGATTATTTAGCGATTGAAGCACCGCCAATAACAAGGACGGTCCAAAAATTGGTAGCAAACGGATATGTTAGACAAGTGAAAGGAATGGACAAACGAACAAAAAGGATTGAGCTGACGGAAAAGGCCCTGGAGAAATACCCAGAATGGGAAAAAGCAGTATTGCAAATGAACCAGGAGCTGATTCAGCCATTAACCTCTGCTTCTAAAGAACAATTATTATTATTGATTTCTGATTGGAATCAGCAATTAACAATTAGGGGGAAGGAATTTGAGTAAGGAAGCACTTTGGACGAAAAGCTTTATTAATATTTGGGTTAGTAACTTTTTTTTATTTTTGACGTTTTATTTTTTGATGGTTTCCCTGCCCGTTTATGCCATTCATGAACTGCACGGAAAGCAGTCAAGCGCAGGACTTATTACGACAATGTTCTTGCTGACAGCAATTGTAGTTAGGCCATTTGCCGGAAAGCTAATGCAAAAGTACGGCAAGAAAACATTGCTCGTCCTGTCATTGGCGATATTCTTTATTGTGGCGCTATTTTATTTTTTACCACACTCTGTTGGGAGCTTGTTGATTGTTCGCGCCTTTCATGGAATAGGATTCGGGATGGCAACAACTGCAACAGGAACGATAGTCGCAGATATTATTCCGAACTCCAGAAGAGGGGAAGGAATGGGTTACTACTCGATGTCAATGAATCTTGCGATGGTCGCGGGGCCATTTCTTGGATTGATGGCTATAAACTCTTGGGGATCTAATACCCTCTTTTTAATGGCAGTAATTTTTGCTGTTATGGCGATTTTTACTGGATTATTTATTAAGCTGCCAAAAACAGAACATACACCTTCTGCACAAGTGGAAGAGAAAAAGACTGCTAAGCTTGGCGGCATTCTTGAGCCATCTGCCATTCCAATCAGCATTGTTGCGGCACTTTTTGGGATTGTCTATTCATCGATTCTTTCCTTCGTATCTGTATATGCAGACGGGAAAGGCCTGCAGAGCGTTT
This window encodes:
- a CDS encoding VanZ family protein, which produces MIRRFSTWAGYLLFTVYLLILFYLLFFSSYRHAVKGEISYNFIPFASILLDIRGLGPFHLAMMTNNLFGNILAFVPLGFFLPLLFQRARQWKYSFVCSLLLSIFVELLQLVSKVGACDVDDVILNTIGGLCGYIVWRLLVYPFIKRRRKST
- a CDS encoding MFS transporter; this translates as MSKEALWTKSFINIWVSNFFLFLTFYFLMVSLPVYAIHELHGKQSSAGLITTMFLLTAIVVRPFAGKLMQKYGKKTLLVLSLAIFFIVALFYFLPHSVGSLLIVRAFHGIGFGMATTATGTIVADIIPNSRRGEGMGYYSMSMNLAMVAGPFLGLMAINSWGSNTLFLMAVIFAVMAIFTGLFIKLPKTEHTPSAQVEEKKTAKLGGILEPSAIPISIVAALFGIVYSSILSFVSVYADGKGLQSVSGYFFVVYAVVMLMGRPFAGRWFDRFGANVIIYPCILLFAIGMLTLSNVNTAFFFLFAAALIGLGYGTLFPSFQTIAIQKAAPEKRGLATATFLSLFDSGIGIGSFLVGFVGDMIGFGPLYFYSSFYILLALVVYYFLHGKAARKSKLINEMPKAS
- a CDS encoding DeoR/GlpR family DNA-binding transcription regulator, with the translated sequence MLVAERRRKIVELVNERLSIRVSELSDIFSVTEETIRRDLEKLEQDQLLSRSHGGAVSIEKEATDVPFMVREITNSDEKKEIAAEAVKWIEPGEQIVLDGSTTAWYMAQELPDMPLTVITNSIKVALELSKKEQIKVISTGGMLLANSLSYVGPLSERSLDSYYVNKLFLSCKGVHLSGLSDSNEWQAILKKKMMDIASQVILLADSSKFGVKTFAHISELTRIHHVISDSNIPAEFQKELQEKAIPVTSVKI
- the rhaD gene encoding rhamnulose-1-phosphate aldolase, whose amino-acid sequence is MPTKLQRKSVEEAPFLKEMRNIAYNMWRMGWDERNGGNISYLLQEGEVSAYVDVEKVIRSIPIKTPAKELEGKLFIVTGSGKYFRNAKKDPRNTFGIIKVGRNGESIDLLWGLEDGSLPTSELPAHFQSHMERLKLDGNHRVIMHNHATNLLAMTFLHELDEAKFTKTLWQMCTECIVVFPDGIGILPWMIPGTEEIGQKTAEKMQENRLVLWPHHGIFGAGSTLDEAFGLIETAEKAAQIYTIIGDPSRIKQTITDKELADLAKAFHVHPRKGIINS
- a CDS encoding iron-containing alcohol dehydrogenase produces the protein MSSHVLYVPSTNLIGRGCLQQAGPYLKQLQFTKALLVTDKVLMRNGIVEKVAKLLEKNDIEYMVYDEVKPNPTVANCLNGLQVFRENNCDSIVSVGGGSPQDAAKAIGLLATNDGDLKSFEGVGKTLYPSVPIAAINTTAGTSSEYTINYVITDEERQVKMVMVDKNSLAAISINDPELMTAKPKDLTAATGMDALTHAIEAIVTPGAYKVTDAAALAAVEIIFEYLPLATQDGENIEAREQMVFAMFLAGLAFNNAGLGFVHAMAHQLGGVYDLPHGVCNAMLLPIVERENAQRDPSKFPRIAKAIGMNTEGKTAIACAERVIEAIKQLSSIVGIPSNLSELGVTDVDVEKLAQFALVDACAAGNPFQPTKEEVIAMYQEIL
- a CDS encoding MarR family winged helix-turn-helix transcriptional regulator, whose product is MNDVHELFHSVHQLARQMTKALNDALQPFDIYSSQWTVLFLLKTKGSMTQKEISDYLAIEAPPITRTVQKLVANGYVRQVKGMDKRTKRIELTEKALEKYPEWEKAVLQMNQELIQPLTSASKEQLLLLISDWNQQLTIRGKEFE
- the rhaM gene encoding L-rhamnose mutarotase, translated to MIRKGFIMNVHEDKHDEYEKRHNEIWPELLDALREHGASNYSIFLDTDANKLFGYVEITDEDKWSKLSTTAINQKWWEFMEPLMETNPDNSPVTISLKEVFHMD
- the rhaA gene encoding L-rhamnose isomerase, with the protein product MSVKESFEAAKKQYEQWGVDVETAIQKLQQIPISIHCWQGDDIGGFEANPSELSGGIDVTGNYPGKATTPEQLRSDLEMALSLIPGKHRVNLHAIYAETNGEVVERDEIEPKHFKNWVAWAKQHGLGLDFNPTLFSHAKAEDGLTLSHPDESIREFWIKHCIKSRKIAEYFGKELGTPALTNIWIPDGYKDIPSDRLTPRIRLKESLDKIYAEQTDERYNLDAVESKVFGIGSESYVVGSHEFYLGYSLKNNKLCLMDTGHYHPTETVSNKISSMLLFSDKLALHVSRPVRWDSDHVVILDDELKEIGLEIVRNDATDKVLIGLDFFDASINRVAAWTIGTRNMIKALLHALLMPNAKLKQLQEEGNFTERLALMEEFKTYPFGAVWDYYCEQMDVPVRETWLEHVKTYEQDVLLKR
- a CDS encoding MFS transporter: MTKTKKFAAKNVTGWKATIAVAMANYIEAGSIIAAASSLTLWQAYLNIDSMGVGLLSALSANAFGAAIGALIGGPLTDKFGRKFIFSYDLLVYMIGVALIAASVNFPMLLIGTIITGLAVGAGVPVSWTYIAEESPEDKRAAHVGTAQMAWSIGPTLTFVLAVVLAPMGLAGSRIIFLHLLVIAFVTWYIRRGLDESKIWEEQQEKEKAEALQGKAKTNVLKELFTLKANRSALVLLIGIYLFWNLTAGAMGYFMPYIYENVGGLSTGQANLLQAFLWLFTVLTTYFLFMKLGDKVSRKALFGIGAGMGLVAWLILTFMPMTWPTLIAFVILWGAAAGIGAQAFYALWTSELFPTKYRASAQGLMYFIVRTGIAVWSFILPLLMDTLGFTVAGIVMIIFLAIHMVIGIILAPNTRGKTLQQIEEERYGKDLDHNSVHKTV